One Prodigiosinella aquatilis DNA window includes the following coding sequences:
- a CDS encoding proline iminopeptidase-family hydrolase → MYNITEGYAPYLEYQTWYRICGDLHNGMTPLVVAHGGPGCTHDYVDAFRDIAKTGRAVIHYDQLGNGRSTHLPDQPADFWQPSLFLAELDTLLCHLGIENNYALLGQSWGGMLGAEHAVTNPPGLKALIIANSPASMALWLQAASRLRSELPEEVQATLLAHESAGTLDSDEYKAASQVFYQRHVCRLDPWPDDVKRTFDAMDLDPTVYHAMNGPTEFHVIGSMKEWTVIDRLSAIDVPVLLISGYYDEAAPEVVQPFADHIKDVEWVIFEHSSHMPHVEEREACMAKVATFLQRKTPA, encoded by the coding sequence ATGTACAACATCACCGAAGGCTACGCGCCTTATCTGGAATATCAGACCTGGTATCGTATCTGTGGCGACCTTCACAATGGCATGACGCCGCTGGTCGTGGCACACGGCGGACCGGGATGCACCCACGACTATGTGGATGCCTTTCGTGATATTGCCAAAACCGGCCGGGCTGTCATTCATTACGACCAACTGGGTAATGGCCGCTCCACTCACCTTCCCGACCAACCCGCCGATTTCTGGCAGCCTTCATTGTTTCTGGCTGAACTGGATACCCTGTTGTGTCATCTCGGTATCGAAAACAACTACGCGCTGCTCGGACAATCCTGGGGTGGCATGCTGGGCGCCGAACATGCCGTCACCAATCCGCCAGGCCTGAAAGCGCTGATCATCGCCAACTCGCCAGCCTCGATGGCCTTATGGTTGCAAGCCGCATCCCGTCTGCGTAGCGAATTGCCAGAGGAGGTGCAAGCCACGCTACTGGCTCACGAATCTGCTGGTACGCTGGACAGCGACGAGTACAAAGCCGCCTCTCAAGTATTTTATCAGCGTCATGTGTGCCGCCTCGATCCCTGGCCAGACGACGTCAAGCGCACCTTCGACGCCATGGACCTCGACCCGACGGTCTATCACGCCATGAACGGCCCCACCGAGTTCCATGTCATCGGCAGTATGAAAGAGTGGACGGTGATTGATCGCCTGTCCGCTATCGACGTCCCGGTACTGCTGATTTCTGGCTATTATGACGAAGCAGCACCGGAAGTGGTGCAGCCTTTCGCCGATCACATCAAGGATGTGGAATGGGTGATTTTCGAACACTCCAGCCATATGCCGCACGTTGAAGAACGCGAAGCCTGCATGGCCAAAGTGGCGACGTTTCTGCAACGAAAAACGCCCGCCTGA
- a CDS encoding choline transporter — translation MATSDIDTKPQKDTINPVVFFTSAGLILAFTLMTIFYPVLSNKWIGIVLNWVSVTFGWYYLLAATLYIVFVIYIGASRYGSIKLGPEQSKPEFSLLSWASMLFAAGIGIDLMFFSVAEPVTQYMMPPEGQGQTLEAARQAMVWTLFHYGLTGWAMYALMGIALGYFSYRYNLPLTIRSALYPIFGKRIYGPIGHSVDIAAVIGTIFGIATTLGIGVVQLNYGLNVLFHIPEGLTAQAALIMLSVVMATVSATSGVNKGIRFLSELNVLLSMGLILFLLFWGDTEFLLNALVLNVGDYINRFLGMTLNSFAFDRPTDWMNSWTLFFWAWWVAWSPFVGLFLARISRGRTIRQFVAGTLVIPFIFTLLWLSIFGNSALYQVLHGNIGFAKEVMAYPERGFYSLLAQYPGFTFSASVATITGLLFYVTSADSGSLVLGNFTSRLTDINNDAPNWLRIFWSLAIGSLTLGMLMTDGITALQNTTVIMGLPFSFVMFFVMVGLYKSLKVEDYRKAGSQQIFAPMPVSGDEVLNWKQRLSRVMNYPGTTHTEEMLNTVCRPAMQDVARELELRGAKVEFNELPPQDDERLNHLELLVRLGDEENFVYQIWPQRYSIPAFTYRARSGKSHYYRLETYLMEGTQGNDLMDYSKEQIINDILDQYERHMQFLHIHREAPGNTLTFPG, via the coding sequence ATGGCGACTTCAGACATCGACACAAAACCGCAAAAGGATACGATAAATCCGGTGGTGTTTTTCACGTCCGCAGGACTGATCCTCGCGTTTACGTTAATGACTATTTTTTATCCCGTACTTTCCAATAAATGGATCGGTATTGTTCTCAATTGGGTATCGGTTACGTTTGGCTGGTACTATCTGCTGGCCGCCACGCTCTATATCGTTTTTGTGATTTATATCGGGGCCTCGCGTTATGGTTCCATCAAACTCGGGCCTGAACAATCCAAGCCAGAGTTTAGCCTGTTGAGCTGGGCGTCGATGTTGTTCGCCGCAGGCATCGGTATTGATCTGATGTTCTTCTCGGTCGCCGAGCCGGTAACACAATATATGATGCCGCCGGAAGGTCAGGGACAAACCCTGGAAGCGGCGCGTCAGGCGATGGTCTGGACGTTGTTTCACTACGGGCTGACCGGTTGGGCAATGTACGCGCTGATGGGGATTGCCCTGGGTTATTTCAGTTACCGTTACAATTTGCCGCTGACCATTCGTTCGGCGCTTTATCCGATTTTTGGTAAGCGTATTTACGGCCCGATTGGTCACAGCGTGGACATTGCCGCTGTCATCGGTACTATTTTTGGCATTGCCACGACACTCGGGATCGGTGTGGTGCAGCTTAATTACGGCCTCAACGTTCTGTTCCACATTCCGGAAGGTCTGACGGCGCAAGCGGCATTGATCATGCTGTCTGTGGTGATGGCGACCGTCTCGGCAACCTCTGGTGTTAACAAAGGCATCCGCTTTCTCTCCGAGCTAAACGTGCTGCTGTCTATGGGGCTGATTCTGTTTCTGCTGTTTTGGGGCGATACGGAATTTCTACTCAATGCGCTGGTGCTCAATGTAGGTGACTACATCAATCGCTTTTTGGGGATGACGCTGAACAGTTTTGCTTTTGATCGACCGACCGACTGGATGAATAGCTGGACGCTATTTTTCTGGGCCTGGTGGGTTGCCTGGTCACCGTTTGTCGGCTTGTTCCTGGCACGTATCTCACGAGGCCGGACTATCCGTCAGTTCGTGGCGGGTACACTGGTTATTCCGTTTATCTTCACCTTGCTGTGGCTGTCTATCTTCGGGAATAGTGCGCTGTATCAGGTTCTGCATGGCAACATCGGTTTTGCCAAAGAAGTAATGGCCTATCCGGAGCGTGGTTTTTACAGCTTGCTGGCACAATATCCCGGATTTACCTTCAGCGCGTCAGTGGCAACCATCACCGGTCTGCTATTTTACGTCACCTCGGCGGACTCGGGGTCTTTGGTGCTAGGGAACTTCACCTCCCGCCTGACTGACATCAATAATGACGCACCCAACTGGCTACGGATTTTCTGGTCTTTGGCTATTGGTTCGCTGACGTTGGGCATGTTGATGACCGACGGTATTACCGCTTTGCAGAACACCACGGTGATAATGGGGTTACCGTTCAGTTTTGTGATGTTTTTTGTCATGGTTGGTTTATATAAATCATTGAAAGTGGAGGATTACCGTAAAGCTGGGTCGCAGCAAATCTTCGCACCAATGCCGGTTTCTGGCGATGAAGTGCTGAACTGGAAACAGCGTTTGTCTCGGGTGATGAATTATCCTGGTACTACCCATACCGAGGAGATGTTGAATACAGTTTGTCGTCCGGCTATGCAGGACGTGGCCCGGGAGTTGGAGCTGCGTGGTGCGAAAGTGGAATTCAACGAACTGCCGCCGCAGGACGATGAACGCCTGAACCATCTGGAATTGCTGGTCCGGCTGGGTGATGAGGAGAACTTTGTGTATCAGATCTGGCCGCAACGCTATTCGATACCGGCATTTACCTATCGGGCGCGCTCAGGCAAATCTCATTATTACCGGTTGGAAACCTATCTTATGGAAGGAACCCAGGGCAATGATCTGATGGATTACAGTAAAGAACAGATCATCAATGACATTCTTGATCAGTACGAACGTCATATGCAGTTTCTGCATATCCATCGAGAGGCTCCGGGGAACACGCTGACCTTCCCGGGGTAA
- the betI gene encoding transcriptional regulator BetI, with protein MPKVGMQPIRRQQLIEATLSAVNEVGMHDASISQIARRAGVSNGIISHYFRDKNGLLEATMRYLLSRLGEAVTQRLAALNDNDPRTRLRAIIEGNFDESQTNSAAMKTWLAFWASSMHSPQLYRLQRVNNRRLYSNLCTEFRRCLPRDRARLAAKGMAGLIDGLWLRSALSEQTFNRDEALLITHQFIEQQLNGV; from the coding sequence GTGCCCAAAGTAGGAATGCAGCCGATAAGACGGCAGCAATTGATTGAGGCGACACTGTCCGCAGTGAACGAAGTAGGAATGCACGATGCGTCGATTTCACAGATTGCACGTCGGGCTGGCGTATCTAATGGCATTATCAGTCACTACTTCCGTGACAAGAATGGCCTGTTGGAAGCGACCATGCGTTACTTGTTAAGTCGCCTTGGTGAGGCTGTCACACAACGGCTTGCCGCGTTGAACGATAACGATCCTCGTACCCGGTTGCGAGCCATTATAGAAGGCAACTTCGATGAGAGCCAAACCAACAGCGCCGCCATGAAGACCTGGCTGGCATTCTGGGCCAGCAGTATGCATAGCCCTCAGCTCTATCGGCTACAACGGGTCAATAATCGCCGACTTTACTCAAATTTATGCACCGAATTCAGGCGTTGTCTGCCGCGCGACCGTGCCCGACTGGCCGCCAAGGGAATGGCGGGCCTGATTGATGGATTATGGTTACGCAGCGCATTGAGTGAGCAAACCTTTAACCGCGATGAAGCCCTGCTGATCACCCATCAGTTTATTGAGCAGCAACTGAATGGCGTTTAA